In Hydrocarboniclastica marina, the following are encoded in one genomic region:
- the traF gene encoding conjugal transfer protein TraF, which yields MSRRYKSSSARASVCAILLLLGASNIATAGYSPRDGRFYERSEEGWFFYEPELKPQVETETPSKQPEVAPEPVETLKLPEQQPEVAAAVAPPAALSIKWFRENVNKYRDRAIDNPTPENVSAFLYVQKMAIDKSHKFANTWEKVVLSTPDLDANSRRPLSSGAGFAVDAEAKTNQEKILASLTDKVGIWFFYSSESPYALRQGKILAAVEKGMGFKVLPISMDNAPLPGDVFPSYVSDSGQASVIGVRQVPSTYMVTKDGVIKPLGEGVIAYRDLQDRLMVVAQINGLISDEQYASAQPLLNGDMELADRLSSLLEAEPTDESGFIEPNALLEHIDRASKQ from the coding sequence ATGTCACGACGATACAAGTCTAGCTCAGCTCGAGCATCTGTCTGCGCCATCCTGCTCTTGCTTGGTGCGTCCAATATCGCAACGGCTGGATATAGTCCTAGGGACGGGCGATTTTATGAGCGATCTGAAGAAGGCTGGTTCTTCTACGAGCCCGAGCTCAAGCCGCAAGTAGAAACGGAAACGCCAAGTAAACAGCCCGAAGTCGCACCAGAGCCTGTTGAGACCTTAAAGCTTCCAGAGCAACAGCCTGAAGTAGCAGCTGCTGTGGCACCGCCGGCCGCGTTAAGCATCAAGTGGTTTCGCGAGAACGTAAATAAGTACCGGGATAGAGCCATTGATAACCCAACACCTGAGAATGTCTCTGCCTTTCTGTACGTGCAAAAAATGGCTATAGACAAGAGCCACAAATTCGCAAACACATGGGAAAAGGTGGTGCTCAGCACGCCCGATCTTGATGCGAACTCACGCCGCCCTCTTTCCTCTGGAGCCGGTTTTGCGGTCGATGCAGAGGCCAAAACTAACCAAGAGAAAATTCTTGCCAGTCTGACGGATAAGGTCGGGATATGGTTTTTTTACTCTTCTGAATCCCCTTACGCGCTGCGCCAAGGGAAGATCCTGGCAGCTGTTGAAAAGGGCATGGGGTTCAAAGTGCTCCCCATCTCAATGGATAACGCACCGCTACCCGGCGACGTCTTCCCTAGCTACGTCTCTGATTCAGGTCAGGCGAGCGTTATCGGAGTGAGGCAGGTGCCATCAACTTACATGGTGACCAAGGATGGGGTCATAAAGCCTTTAGGCGAAGGCGTCATCGCTTATCGCGACCTCCAGGACCGGCTAATGGTCGTCGCACAAATTAATGGGCTTATATCTGACGAACAGTACGCTTCGGCTCAGCCCCTTCTGAATGGCGATATGGAGTTGGCTGATCGCCTTTCAAGCCTGTTAGAAGCGGAGCCCACTGACGAATCCGGCTTCATAGAACCGAACGCACTCCTCGAACACATTGACCGGGCCTCCAAACAATGA
- a CDS encoding cation diffusion facilitator family transporter, whose amino-acid sequence MDDCCDNKGSELAQLRERQGRVLYIVLAINAVMFVVEFTAGWIVNSTALLGDSLDMFGDTLVYAISLFVLHQGIRARAGAALFKSGFLMLFSFLIIAEAIRKSIFGVVPEAGWMGLIGLIALVANLSCLALLYSHRSDDINMSSTWLCSRNDVIANLSVLGAAGLVMLTESLWPDLIVGVGLALLYLHSSVQVGRDAWPQWRGRDVRSGAGCGTDTIAQPDSCCGPDAGTKQDNCCGTNASDMHCSIEALKRLQGSLKPHENKGSTNRSCKRSWKRNQDGMMTRRFKLHGRPPKRLAWVWKKPVKY is encoded by the coding sequence ATGGATGATTGCTGCGACAACAAGGGTAGCGAACTTGCCCAACTGCGCGAGCGGCAGGGCCGCGTGCTCTACATTGTGCTTGCCATTAATGCCGTGATGTTCGTGGTCGAATTCACCGCCGGCTGGATCGTAAACTCGACCGCGCTGCTCGGGGACTCGCTGGATATGTTCGGAGATACCTTGGTATACGCTATCTCGCTTTTTGTGCTGCACCAGGGCATCCGCGCTCGGGCGGGGGCCGCGCTTTTCAAGAGCGGCTTCCTGATGCTGTTCAGCTTCTTGATCATTGCTGAGGCTATCCGTAAGAGCATCTTCGGCGTAGTGCCCGAAGCGGGATGGATGGGCCTGATCGGGCTTATTGCGCTCGTCGCCAACCTGAGTTGCCTGGCGTTGCTCTATAGCCATCGTAGCGACGACATCAATATGAGCTCGACCTGGCTATGCTCGCGAAACGATGTCATCGCCAACCTCAGCGTGCTAGGCGCAGCAGGTTTGGTGATGCTGACTGAGTCGCTGTGGCCGGACCTGATCGTCGGTGTGGGGCTGGCGCTACTGTATCTGCACTCGTCCGTGCAAGTGGGACGGGACGCCTGGCCTCAGTGGCGCGGTCGCGATGTGCGGTCAGGCGCGGGCTGTGGAACTGATACCATAGCGCAGCCGGATAGCTGCTGTGGGCCTGATGCTGGGACAAAACAGGATAACTGCTGTGGAACGAACGCCTCCGATATGCACTGTTCCATAGAGGCTCTGAAGAGGCTGCAAGGATCTTTGAAGCCGCACGAAAACAAGGGCTCTACGAACCGGTCCTGCAAGCGGTCCTGGAAGCGCAACCAAGATGGCATGATGACCCGCAGATTCAAGCTGCATGGGAGACCGCCGAAGCGGCTGGCCTGGGTGTGGAAAAAGCCCGTGAAGTATTGA
- a CDS encoding conjugal transfer protein TraH, giving the protein MSNIFGEVGSMANVSEPRAFETQSRGGFSLGSVQLRNKIIDQDIVTWQPPSAKAGCGGLDLNGGSFSFINSDQIVETLRAVAANAKGYAFQLALDATYPEAANWIEVFQNKIQAMNDYLGNSCQLAQGIVTGGKDAIQAAWNNDDQELAAMKDAAKDRFDAAMNFSPVDSASNPLTQEGFKFNRGNLVLKALQRGNAAQMFRYGDDELLQTLMSLTGTIVIKTTPEEPETNAGANTDADKTLPESTLFPTLSLADFVHGSKDGVNVKVYKCDEMTQCENPTSEYVNDFKGFETMVVEVLLGSETRPGVIAKYMSNVGSFTENEKAVVLNLPNSQGTFIRNLAIRDPGAARDFAEKAAKAFAIQISYELAQAVFKAVELSLNAIDNPQLESFSDTLAKRKYDLREQYRVMREEQGVDVHTLMASYDYLIKNTKPTRYLDFNTAAAKN; this is encoded by the coding sequence ATGAGCAACATTTTTGGCGAAGTGGGATCTATGGCGAACGTCTCTGAGCCTCGCGCTTTTGAGACCCAATCAAGAGGTGGGTTTTCCCTCGGGTCTGTTCAGCTTAGAAACAAAATTATTGATCAGGATATTGTTACCTGGCAGCCGCCGAGTGCGAAAGCTGGATGCGGTGGCCTCGACCTCAACGGTGGTTCGTTCAGCTTCATCAACTCAGACCAGATCGTCGAAACACTTAGGGCAGTAGCAGCTAATGCGAAAGGATACGCCTTCCAATTAGCACTGGACGCCACTTATCCGGAAGCTGCGAACTGGATTGAGGTGTTTCAGAACAAGATACAGGCCATGAATGACTACCTGGGAAACAGCTGTCAGCTGGCCCAGGGTATTGTTACCGGCGGGAAGGATGCTATCCAGGCCGCGTGGAACAATGACGATCAGGAGCTAGCGGCTATGAAGGACGCTGCCAAAGACCGGTTTGACGCTGCAATGAACTTCTCACCCGTCGACTCTGCAAGCAACCCTCTGACGCAGGAGGGCTTTAAATTCAATCGAGGTAACCTGGTCCTAAAAGCTCTCCAGAGGGGTAATGCGGCGCAGATGTTCCGCTATGGTGATGACGAGCTTCTGCAAACACTCATGTCGCTTACGGGAACGATCGTCATCAAGACAACCCCCGAAGAACCTGAAACCAATGCCGGCGCGAACACAGACGCTGACAAGACACTCCCAGAATCGACACTGTTTCCCACCCTATCTCTCGCCGACTTCGTTCACGGCTCAAAAGATGGCGTTAACGTCAAAGTCTACAAATGCGATGAAATGACTCAGTGCGAGAACCCAACCTCTGAGTATGTCAACGATTTTAAAGGTTTCGAGACAATGGTTGTGGAAGTGCTTCTGGGCTCAGAAACGCGGCCGGGTGTGATAGCCAAATACATGAGCAATGTTGGCAGCTTCACCGAGAACGAAAAGGCTGTTGTTCTGAACCTCCCCAACTCCCAGGGCACCTTTATCCGAAATCTGGCAATACGTGATCCAGGGGCAGCGAGAGATTTTGCTGAGAAAGCCGCGAAAGCCTTTGCGATTCAAATCAGCTATGAGCTTGCCCAGGCAGTCTTTAAAGCGGTTGAGCTGTCTCTGAATGCAATAGATAACCCGCAGCTGGAAAGCTTCTCTGACACCCTGGCGAAGCGAAAATACGATTTGCGCGAGCAGTACCGTGTCATGCGCGAAGAACAAGGGGTCGACGTCCATACACTGATGGCGAGCTATGACTACCTCATCAAAAACACCAAGCCCACCCGGTACCTGGACTTCAACACAG